The Raphanus sativus cultivar WK10039 chromosome 6, ASM80110v3, whole genome shotgun sequence sequence cgcccgtgctggtcgtggtcgccgggctagccccgtgctggccgtggccgccggcggctagcgcctgtgctggccgtggtcgccgggcgcgTAAGGAAATcgactcgccgagcgaagtatcccctgaatatctcggaattcttcgagagttttatgaggttccgaagggagtcatgtttcgcattccccgtgggaatgagagttcggagcatcctccggagggttactttacttgttacgaggcgttcttgacgcaatgccgactgtggttcccaatccctggggtcattgttcaggccctcgaccgttttGGAATCTCAATCAGCCAGCCGAACGTCCCggctttggagagctggcttggcgttgtgattttgagttacgagttagggatggaccttagccctgctgactttgaagggttgtggaactccaagacgacgagcatcaatggagtatactccatgaaggcgaggacacttttttcggtaatccatggagtcacctcgcacgccaaggatcacgttgatcgtttctttttcgtgaggatagatggagagtctgtcgaggaaggctttctccacctattcccgacggactggttgtatcaacgaggtaagattgtcgcatccgtTTTCCTAGAATCCGAAAGGCGAGTACTGAACgcgtgtgtgttttttttttttttggttcagagaacaggtgtcttgcgcatgttccttccgatctttcgactaagagagacatttttaggACAAGGCCTTGTTCCTagaactcctttactcttgaccggattcaaggggcggtcgcgcttcaccgatcgcgaggcggtttgcggccctgtgtcaatgatagatcctacgtttttgccccttcaaggcagaggcggagacctctGAAGGATAAAGGGATCGCTTCCGAGACCTCGTCGGGGGATGGCGAgctgccgagatacgatcctggcTTCGCTACAGAGAATCaggatgttcctcccccgggtgacttctttgatgaactccctccggcattttcccgtgacgagtctttggacaacgaggagaggaacaaggtgactgcggagggtgctcgcttggtcaacgaggtttgtttttgaaacttgagtaaatccccttttctttttatttgaccttggcttctttgcaggccgtgagagtgtggaatgcatcgatcgatgggagtttccgtactgcccggctggcccgtttcaaagcggaggaaacagaaagggaattcgccaagtatcggttggaggtggaggagcaaaatcgccggcgAGCTGAGGTCCAGGCTCaagccctcgttcgtgcggaaaggagcggacggagaagagctgccgccgagctgaaccgaagggccgaaattttctctaccgaattcgaagcgtacaaagaggctcaggacttcgtaggcgattttcgcgagtgtcgtggttcggtcggtactcttcacaagatgcagcgtgaggacttctctctttccggcgaacttgccacgatggacggctcgatgagaatatgcgctaacgccgaatcctttgttcctccgatcgaagggagaattcgagagttgtggaatcctatccaagtttCGGAAGATACGGCGGACGCAGGCGCGGGTTCGAATGCAcgcgacgggggtgaagaggtcgaccagcccgactcctcgttcggaatatctctaaccgattgttatgcattcgattataatttgtgataggccaagtgtggccgtttgtatgtatgtgttgcgacccttaggaggtcgcgtaactttgtgtttctcgggatcggccgttggtggcttttgaatccctgTTATGAATGCTTTTTATGAATTCTACGTTTtaatttatactttcgtcaagtgtagagggtttgaatatgtgtagtcacttcgtattcaatctcttttttttgtcgctagattcgtaggttactttgtagcgaacgttaggtttgtaagcgataagaggcaagttttggaatctcgtattctggatacttatgcctatgagatgtcttagataccggcaaggccgggtttagggcaagacctatgtctactttcggactgaagctgtgcgatgacaaatcggctttcgttttgcctgtttgcgatttcgacctgactcgtaccgttttagaatctgcgaagtgcttatcggcttatatgattcgtttgggtatgagtcgagctacttcctttacgaagagctaaccaaaatttggattttttgtatagcgcgctatgatatccttgtcggatgcaagaggactccgttagaagccagactacgaatttgattgagtgaaacgtttctatgtttttccgtaggggccaatcgacggaaatgaattttagagtcgcggCTGGACTGTTTGGTAGAGTTTTTTtggagtcgcggatggactgtttggaggagaatggagaatcaagacttttcgagaactaacgacgtctcgcgttcctcaaagatatgattttcgttttccgtaatgtttatgcgttgagtaaacatttgaatcaaaagaatttataatttataatgtagagtacatgtgaaaagtatttttgcgggagtacaaggatgtttgtcccCACCTTCCCCCCCCCTcttttttggtgagggggatagctgaactcgtcgggttgcgacgagctgcctacgtacctcttgcgaggatcaatccatctcgtagttctgtttctatcacggttgctattactccacgatttctggcgccttgactgtttcagctaagtcggcggtcgcgttgggagttaggtcatccgttttttcggcgatggactcgaggatttttccgctatcctgagttgtggcctgttcggacaaatccgagttgtcctttgctgagttctcggagatactcagattcttcttagttcgcttcgggttagctactggggcgttccgattgctgcgcagtttatgttcggctaggaagcagagtcgcgactgtttttggcttccccagattaccgccgttccagtcggtgttggaaacttgacgccgagatggtaagtggacgggactgccttcatggcatttatccaaggagttcccattatggcgttatagatagccgggttatccactaccgcaaattcgacgatcttcgtgacttctttagccatgaccgggagtctgatttttccgagggtcatggacgtgacgcccgagaacccagtcaatggtcttggttctgggatgacttctccgaggggtatgttcatcctctgcagggtgtcgcggaacatgatgttgaccgtgcttcctgtgtcgatgaggatgcggccgacttcgagatcctgaatcaccaagtcgatgaccagaggatcgtagtggggtttatcgagtccggccgtatcctgttcctcgaagatgattgcgtgattgggagcgtcgtcctctggacaccatccggggcttgtttcggcccttcgtccgtaggctttgatcgacgaaacggagtcctggtaaaaatgcgatcctccgatgatcatgttgacccattggcggttgttgttgtttccttcgccgtcttgtctccgttcgcgtttttcgcccgattgagttccaggagcgttattctcgggattggctccgtcggttttcggcggacggtcagaatctaggagcagGTCTTTCACGCTCTTGACCTTTGCTAGTTTGTCGTcaagcagcttcgtaatgagtctagcgccgaggactttgccagttggcggtggagtgacctctcgtctgatggaactcgcagctggaattgtccttgtacgagttccgcgtccaagtgttttCGGCGGTCCTTCCTAgttcggaattaacggcgtagttatgttcgccttggacgtcttccccttcgtgatggacgtacttgtcgttacgagaggttttcttcttgccggacgctttcggcggtccatgcttttgtgctaggactttcatctcttcttccatgatgatgaaatccgtcgccttgtggagagtgtcctggatggtgcgtggcctttctagagaaatccactttcggaatttcgatttgtaccagaggttttttctcagagcgtcgatggcgactctgtcgctgaggcctgttaccctggacatcacgagtttgaacctccttatgtagtcgcggagtggttcgtcttccttttgaatcagactccaaaggtctacgtcagaagtttccctgtccatgaacatggagaattgcttcagaaaagctgaagcaagctggcggaaacttccgatggaatTTCTTTTCAAGTgcgagaaccactcgagcgcagcacctctgaggttctcgacgaataggagacagcagccgacgtccttttcccgctccggaagtttagacctcgccattgcaatctggaaggactgcagatgtgccttcagatctgtggttccgtcgtaggtgggaagctttattttcccgggatctgagactcgtgcgtccgtgattcgagaggtgaagggagtctttctcgattcctcgaggagcatgtcgatctcgggggcagtgctggttgcgtggtgaatctgcgattttacagctttcacctcggctgcagtttttgcgatgtactcgcgcaaatcatggatctcgttggcgccgttcgcgctcctttgtctatgttggctgcgataggcccgagtctggtcttcagccaacctttcttgctctgaccagtagaggtcttcttcctcttctgtcatgggtttttcgaaggctgccgccagtcgagctgactgacttcgggtccttctgtggtggatgtcggcgtcttcgtcggacggatccgattgatcgctgatatccagattgattcttcgacgtcgtctccttcgttgtcccttacGGGAGGTGGGAGgttatccgtcgttttcttctggcccgtcggagtggtatcatcagggatgagttccggggattttctagtagcatctttttcttggtctccggaagttccgaagtcaagcctcctgacacgcctcaccttggtggatccgcaaGGGAGTTTgattttcgctgttaaggtatcgacctgtttagcgagtgaagccattactttctcttgttcttccgaccgtttctgggcagtggcgaacagttcctttatctggtccagcatcgcggtgtttgcctcggcagtgactgtcgatacgtttccggcaggagtcttctcagcgttggcatcgacggctggtccgtcgtgcgtttgcttgtctttttccacgttagcagacatgcttaactgggcgtgcgtagttgcgagaaagataaatccgtgtatccccctccttctagcgccaaactgtgggaaccgaaattcgcactgtcgattttagttaagtttaaacgtaggaaaactaagttgacctagttttccccgaggatcccggctatctgctgggccacgcacgacaaagttaatacgagtctagtttgggaataaatgcgtaaaataaagagagcaaaaagaaagaatcttatttccgaatctgcggagagcgtttggacaacaggtcgagatctcggccgcaagagctgtcgatcgtcgctagtctcaaaacctagatctaacctagttgagtcgcagctcgctaaaaaaagaaataaacgcctaagttctaaattgctctggagtggtttctttcttccgATTttggatcccccttcctctgctcctagccttgcttatatactcccatatgacggtctattcttgatgggctgagtctgccgcgagctggactttttccattttcgtcagctttcatgtttatcgggaaagttgacatttatcttttcgggaaagttgacatttatcttttcggaagtttaacatttatcttgttatgtgaagataattgcaaaccgtcgcatctatctACTAAAATCGTAAACGGGTCGTCCGAttgggtttggtccctttcgggccgtcttccggacttccgctgttttctacgatttctttgaaagaatgctcctacttggatgtcgagtctttcggaagatcttcgatccatcgctgaggcgaatggtgttttaagataaccatcaccgttttatacgaagtcttcctgtccgttgacgtcttatgggttcttggaaatcttggagcaggaaaaggagttttgtttgcgggatctcggaaagtcgcaaaacacggatttctggcgacccggaggtctagaacttacgcacgaagactagccgtccgacgatcCGAGCcggcacggggctagccgcccggcgaccacggccagcacgggcgctagccgccggcggccacggccagcacggggctagccgcccggcgaccacggccagcacgggcgctagccgccggcggccacggccagcacggggctagccgcccggcgaccacggccggcacgggcgctagccgccggcggccacggccagcacagggctagccgcccggcgaccacggccagcacgggcgcttgccgccgccggccacggccagcacggggctagccgcccggcgaccacggccagcacgggcgctagacGCCGccggccacgaccagcacgaggctagccgcccggcggccacggctacgtccggagtcggctgctcggttccttcggcgtgtgcgtgtttttgcgtttttagttttctgtaggtttttccttgtgtagaaaatgtttctagcagttgatttcgagacgatgaatctcgaacttaatatttttctaaggtttctcgattaacaattagtctctcgaggttgctctaacatttttcatgtttttccgagactttcggacatcgatttcgtcttgaccgattttgaccccaacatttGTGATGTCTTTCCAGGTAGTAACAGATCCTTGTGGCAACTTCCTGTACCAACATGCTGCTTCTCCAGCAAGAGAATATGAGAATAATTTGCAGAAGTAGTAGTCTTCAGGGACTTCATTGCATTTGATGGTCGAAGCTAAATCTTCGAATGCCTCTAAGTGGTTAGTGGCATCTTCATAATGAAGACCATGAAAAGGAGTCTGACCCACAAGAGAGATATATGCAGTAGGTAGCTCAGGGACGGAACTCTGGAATGTTGAACGACGCAATGCAGACCTTTTAGCATATAAATCCTCAGGACTGTTGTAGTCTCTGTGTGCTCTTTGTCGTTTTGTCCCAGCATTCACAGCAGTAGCATTAGGGATTTCAAGAGGTATCGATCGATGAGACAAGTCTGTATCGATCATTTCTGAAGTGCCGATATCGATCAATGCTGAAATCGAATCACTTTTATCAGCTTTTTCTACTATGCTCGGCTCTCCAGATCCATCTTGTTCATCATCCTCAACCGTACCATGGTTGACCAAATGTCCTCTGTTCAGTTTGCCCCTCTGTGTATCCTAATAAGCATGTTGAACCTGAATGTCTGGCTGCTTAAAATGAGTTATTAGGGTTTCAGAATCTCCATTTTGCTCGCTGTAGACATAATCAATAATCTGGCTGATACTAGTCATTATTCCTTTCTCACAATCTTCACTCATCTTTTCCATCATGTAATCAAACATTTTACTTCGAATTGCTACAGCTTCACTGAAAAATTTACCTAGGAATGCACTTTTGATGTCTTCCCAACAGGTTAGAGATCTTGGCTGCAACTTACTGAACCAGGTAAAAGCATCTCCAGataaaaaatatggaaaaatcTTGCAGATAATGTGATATACATGTACCTCATTCTGCTTGTTTGCTGATGAGAGGGCTGACGAGGCTAACCCCTCGAGTGTCTTGATAAGATCTTTGGAattttcaaaaggaaaaaaaatttgaaaggGTCCTCGCTTCCCAAATCATACCATTGACTCGTCAAAGTAAAGTCGTTTGTCTCAGCAACATCAATCACATAAGGGATGACATCACCATCTGCATTAATCAATTGTCCTCTGGTGTTGCAAGGACGACCTTTTTCGTCTCGCCAGATACCTCTCTTATCGATCTTAAGTATGAGTGCTCTGACCTCCTTTGTCTCTCCGCAAGTGGTGTTGGTCGACCTTTGATGAACAAAAATTTTCGGCgacggatgaacagtgtcgcggtgaacagtgttttgatgaacagtgtcacaatgaacagtaccgcgatgaacagtgtcgcgatgaacagtgttttgatgaacagtaccgcgatgaacagtgttttgatgaacagtaccgcgatgaacagtgtcgcaATGAACAGTGTTTCGGTGAACAGTGCCGAAgtgaacagtatcgatcgacacgggatgaacagtgtcgatcgacgttGGAGgaatagtgtcgatcgatgcgagatgaacagtactcggatgaacagtactcgcaTGAATAGTACTCCGATGAATAGTACCGGGATGAACAGTAATCGGATGAATAGTAATTGGATGAATAGTACctggatgaacagtacccgcgtGAATAGTACCACGATGAACAATACCTAGGTGAACAGTATCCGTGTGAACAGTGTTCGCGTGAACAGTGTCGTTTGACTATTTGTGTACTCTGTCGATCACCGGTTCTTgtagggtgtcgatcgattcgtgatggacgatgtcgatcgatgctgcttgGAGGGTGTCGATCGTTACATCCCTCGTAGACTTACGAATCGTGCATAAACCAGCATGTTGCTTCTTTGAATAAGCTAAAAATCCTCTCTTCATTGTTATTCCTGGTATGTACCTGAAACGGGAGAAAAaattttatcagttttttttgaacaataataAAACCTAGACTAAATCTAACTAGAAAatatctaatggcgatcaaagctccccggcaacggcgccaaatttgataccactcaaattaccctaaggagtgaattactctcatcaaaagaggtcaagttatagtacttagggatcgaatccacaaggagctaagacacacactagatctaatagttatgagattaagctaggctaataatttataaagcagtaaatgaatattgtaaagcagtaaataaaataaaacagtaaacaagatgaacaatataattgttcagcttggcaaggagctgtttgatggaaggatggtagctagatctagggcttctattcaggtattggggattataatgtctacaaatgcctaacaagttgcttgcatgatactatagatctcagccgcttaactcaagtgaagtatcactggttaaataatctagatctctggccacacctttcgcatgatgacatagaaaaagagtcgatcgacggcttctaggtctgcctaggcgcgagccgaatatgaacacaaggtctcaaagaggagctgtcgctcttctcaacgggagacaagcacGCTCatatggataattcaagataatcaaagatcctagtgatctatgttctagttagctaatctaaaacaagcatagggtgcaatccatttgatgagtatgctaatcccacaaacctatctgaaccatagatctaacaggtggatctattcagacatgaagtatgtcacagaaatcatagatgaatagatgaaaatgcaatagataatataaaaccaaaagcaaaggagttccaggaggactctcaaggagttcctcccatctctcctaagagaaacaatgaaagCGTCAAGAGTgtctaaagcgtagccgtcaacaatggcttaaaataacataaatagggtttctggtcgtcaagggtgatttggtaactttgtggtgactcctgggcttcagtcggtcatgaaaaatattcagcccacattctgatgtccctgtcgatcgacatgcactctgttgcatcgatcgacatacaatcctcttctcggcagccttctctcgcgaggcatactgaccactcttcagtaaatcGGGAATAACTTCCGctacaggatgcggattgacctcagaccggtggcattggaaagataactaaaatatatatcttgtgTCCAATATGGGCTAAATCCAAtggtgggaaggtctccatcgagagctaaacatctgaagcgtctgtgcagttctgcacttcgaaagactccaaaaggcaccaaaatcaccatatatctccaaatcgtccctgaatctgtaaatactctaaatagactccaatacataataaatagtatacaAAACACTTATaaaccatgggtaaaaatgggtaaaatccatggtatatcaccaccacagcaagaccgggtgatccatgtcatctcaggcGGATCGGAAGTAAGCGGAATCAGCAGTGCTGctgccaagagaagtactcgcaatgccaggaacggccaagaggccgagggtcctAAGCGCTTACTCCTAGGAACAGATGAGATCAACTTCACTGAAAGGGAGCATGAGAGGGTCCTAGCTCCTCACCACGACGCCTTTGttatttcacttaccatagcgaactgcttggtcaagcgaatactGGTGGAGAGACAGAAAATTAAGTTATCTTTccaatggaagtggtttcaagtcatttggagctATATTAGAGGAGTTATGATCAGTTTACTAGAAGCACATCAAGCTGACCGGGTAGAGTGGCCCGGGTACAGCTACCCGGGCGCAAATGATGGGTCTGGCCAAGGAAGTTTTGGACCGGGGAAGCATGGACCGGGTACAAGACCCCGGGCGGAGATGGACCAAAGAAGGACCGGGGAGGCTTGGAACGGATTCGGCACCCCGGGCGCAAAAGGAAGAAGCAAGGACCGGGGTGGCAGGACCGGGTTGGTTGACCTTGGCTCGACCCCGGTCCGTTCTCTTACCTCATTTTGGACGAAAATTAGCTTTTCCTAAGGTCATTTTGGTCATTTGTCTTGGTGTTTCTTCCTTTCTAAACCTAAGTACAAGTACTCTTGTAACCCAAAGTTGAGACttatcttcttttctctctaaGAACACATTGAAACCTTAAAGAAATATTGaatctttagtttcttttcttcttatttctttgtGATTATTGGTTTTAACTTTCTTCTCAACATGTTTTCTCTTAAATCAACCATGGGTTTAAAGttaatcatgaagattagtgagtagactccttttggattcatgggctagggtgattaagggtgattagtgaagatctaaggtgtttagtGTTATATTTACTTGTTTGCTTGCTTGTTGAAGGTTCTCAATGCTATTTTGATCTTAACCATATCAAAATAAATCCTTAGGCATTTCCTGCCCacaaggtgtatgatgaaatgcatgaaccaactcttcaatgcttttagctTGCTTTACCTAAGAGATTAGTTGCTAAAGGAGTTAAgattgctattagacttgttctccatgtttGCTTTAGCAACATTCAACCTAAGAGATTAGATGCTTGAGTTACTTTAGCAAAAGAGCATGCATCTAGAGATATAGCTTGTTTAGCTtagtgtctaggcataaggaaaatGTTAGATTGATAGCTTGCCACCTCTAGATTGGATCTACATCACCCAagatcaaatgcctagccccatgagtcctcCTTGCTTCATATTGAAAAGAAAGTTCActcttttattgcatttctagTATAGCCTTAGTTTATAATCAAAACCATCTCTCTTATTGGATTGCACTTAGCTTAAGTATAGACTTGCATTCTCTTTGCATTCAGATCATCTAGGAATGGATTGACATCTGAAGTACTACTTTGATTTGCTTAATTggacccttgaaaagtcctGTTATCAAGCTCCCCCTATCCGGAGGAGCAATCCAGGGTCCTATTCCaatacacctttcgtggaagagattgcttcggtAGAGATGCCACGCAAGTTCTCCTTCCTGAGCATAAATATGTATGAAGGTACAAGAGATCCCGAAAATCACGTTgctcagtacaagcaacgcatgcAAGCTGTAGCAATCCCCcgggatgcacgggaagctaccatgtgcaagggATTCAGATCGACCTTGACCAGTCCTGCTCTTCAATGGTACATCAATCTTCCTACCAAGTCCATCATGTCCTTTGCAACCCTTACCGACAAGTTCGTAGAGCAATTCGCTAGTAGCCGCAACCTAGAGAAAAACTCAGATGATCTCTATGaagtcctccagcataggaacgaACCCCTTCGTTCCTATATAGCACGCTTCAATCAAGAGAAGGTGGCTATCCCTGAGTGCAACGCCgatacggctatctcagccttCAAGCGGGGTCTACTCCCGGAGGGAGATCTCTACAAGGAGCTGACCAAATACAAGTGCAGGACTATGGAAGATGTATtgtctcgtgcttgggctcaagtaagatgGGAGGAGGATGTTGCAAGTAGGGCCAAGGCCTATCCGAAGCACGATCAGAAGCCCTCGAAGCCGACTAGAAACGATCGCGATGAGTCCTTTCATCCCAAGTCAGCTAAGGAGACTAATAATCCAGGCAGGGGCAGATATCAAAACCGTCCTTTGCCTAGGTCCAAAGGAATGATGGTATCCACATGGCCCGATATCTCTCATCTTGCAATAACAAAGCC is a genomic window containing:
- the LOC130495747 gene encoding uncharacterized protein LOC130495747, with translation MYEGTRDPENHVAQYKQRMQAVAIPRDAREATMCKGFRSTLTSPALQWYINLPTKSIMSFATLTDKFVEQFASSRNLEKNSDDLYEVLQHRNEPLRSYIARFNQEKVAIPECNADTAISAFKRGLLPEGDLYKELTKYKCRTMEDVLSRAWAQVRWEEDVASRAKAYPKHDQKPSKPTRNDRDESFHPKSAKETNNPGRGRYQNRPLPRSKGMMVSTWPDISHLAITKPELIGVLRKMGPQVKWPPKMKASEANRNPKRWCKFHSDHGHTTEDCIALKIEVAELLKKGHLREFLSDKAKNFLNKEGPGLPTKAAPALPPQQDR